Proteins from one Escherichia coli genomic window:
- a CDS encoding phage tail tape measure protein: MDQIANLVIDLGIDAAEFKNEIPRIKNLLNGAASDAERSSARMQRFMERQTQAARQTTQAASSAATAASVHAQTVEKNAQAHERMAREVEKTRQRMEALSQKMREEQAQAMALAEAQDKAAAAFYRQIDSVKQASAGLQELQRIQQQIRQARNSGGIGQQDYLALISEVTAKTRVLTQAEEEATRQKVAFIRQLKEQATRQNLSSSELLRAKAAQLGVSSAAEVYIRKMEQAGKATHSLGLKSAAARQEIGVLIGELARGNLGALRGSGITLANRAGWIDTLMSPKGMMLGGVIGGIAAAVYGLGKAWYDGQKEGEEFNRQLSLTGHYAGVTAGQMWTLSRAISGNGITQHAAAGALAQVVGSGAFRGNDIGMVARAAAQMERSVGQSVSDTISQFKRLKDDPVNAAKALDNELHFLTATQLEQIRVLGEQGRSSDAARIAMSALAEETGRRTADIDNNLNALGSTLKYLSDLWSRFWDAAMNIGREDSLDEQISALQEKVSRAKRLPWTASSSQVEYDQQRLNELQEKKRQKDLQDAKEQAERNYQEQQKRRNAENAALNRMNETEAARHQREIARINAMQYADQTVRDAAIQRENERYEKALASGKKKTRETRNDEATRLLLQYSQQQAQVEGQIAAARQSAGIATERMTEAHKQLLALQQRISDLDGKKLTADEKSVLARKDELIQALTLLDVKQQELQKQTALNELKKKTIQLTSQLAEEERAQRQQHNLDIATVGMGDQQRQRYQVQLSLRQKYQQQLEQLRRDSEQKGTYNTDDYRKAEQALTESLNRQLNENRRYWQQLEIAQGNWKSGVLRALQNVTENADNTAWTVEQLFTSAFSSMSDWLATFCTTGKLNFKSFTSSVLSDMSRIMAQIALMKAVKGIASALPFDFVANADGGVYQSADLSRYSGTVVNRPTFFAFAKGAGVMGEAGPEAILPLRRGADGKLGVVADIGGSGMAMFAPQYNIEINNDGTNGQIGPAALKVVYDLGKKAAADFMQQQARDGGRLSGAYR; the protein is encoded by the coding sequence ATGGACCAGATAGCCAACCTGGTCATTGATTTGGGGATTGATGCGGCAGAGTTTAAAAATGAAATTCCCCGTATCAAAAACCTTCTGAATGGTGCAGCCAGCGATGCAGAACGGTCTTCTGCCCGTATGCAGCGTTTTATGGAGCGTCAGACTCAGGCCGCCCGGCAGACAACGCAGGCGGCTTCTTCGGCTGCAACAGCCGCATCCGTCCATGCGCAGACGGTGGAGAAGAACGCACAGGCTCATGAACGCATGGCCCGCGAGGTGGAGAAAACCCGCCAGCGCATGGAGGCACTGAGCCAGAAAATGCGCGAGGAACAGGCGCAGGCCATGGCTCTGGCGGAGGCTCAGGATAAAGCGGCTGCTGCGTTTTATCGTCAGATTGACAGTGTGAAACAGGCCAGTGCGGGGCTGCAGGAATTACAGCGTATTCAGCAGCAGATCCGACAGGCCAGAAACAGTGGCGGGATTGGTCAGCAGGATTATCTGGCGCTGATTTCTGAGGTTACGGCGAAAACCCGTGTTCTTACACAGGCTGAGGAAGAGGCTACCCGACAGAAAGTGGCGTTTATCCGTCAGCTTAAAGAGCAGGCAACCCGCCAGAATCTTTCATCTTCTGAGTTGCTTCGTGCTAAGGCTGCCCAGCTGGGGGTAAGCAGTGCTGCAGAAGTGTATATCCGCAAAATGGAGCAGGCAGGAAAAGCCACGCATTCGCTGGGTCTGAAAAGTGCAGCGGCCCGCCAGGAGATAGGCGTTCTGATAGGTGAACTGGCCCGCGGCAATTTAGGGGCGCTGAGGGGATCCGGGATAACGCTGGCTAACCGTGCCGGATGGATAGACACACTGATGTCACCGAAAGGCATGATGCTGGGCGGGGTTATTGGCGGTATTGCCGCGGCTGTCTATGGTCTGGGTAAAGCCTGGTATGACGGTCAGAAGGAGGGGGAAGAATTTAACCGCCAGCTGTCGCTGACGGGGCATTATGCCGGAGTCACTGCCGGGCAGATGTGGACGCTCAGTCGTGCTATTTCCGGGAATGGTATCACGCAACATGCTGCAGCCGGTGCGCTGGCTCAGGTGGTGGGGAGTGGTGCATTTCGTGGAAACGATATCGGTATGGTGGCGAGAGCTGCCGCACAGATGGAGCGATCGGTTGGCCAGTCGGTCAGCGATACCATAAGTCAGTTTAAGCGGCTGAAGGATGATCCTGTAAATGCCGCGAAGGCTCTGGACAATGAGCTGCATTTTCTTACTGCCACTCAGCTTGAGCAGATACGCGTCCTTGGGGAACAGGGGCGGTCCAGTGATGCGGCACGGATAGCCATGTCTGCACTGGCAGAGGAAACCGGTCGGCGTACTGCGGATATTGATAATAACCTCAATGCGCTGGGCAGTACGCTGAAGTATCTGTCTGATTTATGGAGTCGTTTCTGGGATGCGGCCATGAATATTGGTCGTGAAGACTCGCTGGATGAACAGATTTCCGCTTTACAGGAGAAAGTGTCGCGGGCGAAAAGACTCCCTTGGACGGCATCATCTTCTCAGGTTGAGTACGATCAGCAGCGTCTTAACGAGCTTCAGGAGAAAAAACGCCAGAAGGATTTGCAGGATGCAAAAGAGCAGGCAGAGCGGAATTATCAGGAGCAACAGAAACGCCGTAATGCTGAAAATGCTGCACTGAACCGGATGAATGAAACGGAAGCAGCACGACATCAGCGTGAAATTGCGCGTATTAATGCCATGCAGTACGCCGATCAGACTGTCAGGGATGCGGCGATACAACGTGAAAATGAACGTTACGAGAAAGCCCTGGCATCCGGTAAGAAAAAAACACGCGAAACCCGTAATGATGAGGCCACCCGGTTATTGCTGCAGTACAGTCAGCAACAGGCACAGGTGGAAGGACAGATTGCTGCTGCCAGACAGTCAGCAGGCATTGCCACGGAAAGGATGACAGAAGCGCATAAACAGCTTCTGGCTCTGCAGCAGCGCATCAGCGACCTGGACGGGAAAAAACTGACGGCAGATGAAAAGAGTGTGCTGGCCCGTAAAGATGAACTGATTCAGGCACTGACGCTGCTGGATGTAAAACAGCAGGAGCTTCAGAAACAGACGGCACTCAACGAGCTGAAGAAAAAAACAATTCAGCTGACCAGTCAACTGGCTGAAGAAGAGCGTGCTCAGCGTCAACAACATAATCTGGATATCGCCACGGTGGGTATGGGTGATCAGCAGCGGCAGCGATATCAGGTACAACTGAGTCTTCGTCAGAAATACCAGCAACAGCTGGAGCAGTTGAGGCGGGATAGTGAGCAGAAAGGGACATATAACACGGATGACTACAGAAAGGCCGAGCAGGCGCTGACGGAGAGCCTGAACCGACAACTGAATGAGAATCGCCGTTACTGGCAACAGCTTGAAATTGCTCAGGGTAACTGGAAAAGCGGAGTCCTGCGTGCACTCCAGAATGTCACTGAGAATGCGGATAACACAGCCTGGACAGTGGAACAGTTGTTCACGTCTGCGTTCAGTAGCATGAGTGACTGGCTGGCGACATTCTGTACTACAGGCAAACTCAATTTCAAATCTTTTACTTCTTCTGTGCTGTCAGATATGTCCAGAATCATGGCTCAGATAGCTTTAATGAAAGCGGTAAAAGGCATTGCTTCCGCGCTGCCTTTTGATTTTGTAGCCAATGCTGATGGCGGTGTTTATCAGTCGGCTGATTTGAGTCGCTACAGTGGCACGGTGGTTAACCGTCCGACGTTTTTTGCTTTTGCAAAAGGCGCGGGTGTGATGGGGGAAGCGGGACCTGAAGCCATTCTGCCACTGCGTCGTGGTGCTGACGGTAAGCTGGGGGTTGTGGCGGATATTGGTGGTTCAGGTATGGCGATGTTTGCCCCGCAGTACAACATTGAGATCAATAACGATGGCACGAACGGGCAGATAGGTCCGGCTGCCCTGAAGGTGGTTTATGACCTTGGGAAAAAAGCGGCAGCGGACTTTATGCAACAGCAGGCCCGTGATGGTGGTCGGTTAAGTGGAGCATATCGGTAA
- a CDS encoding C40 family peptidase, which yields MTETESAILAHARRCAPAESCGFVVRTPEGERYFPCVNISGEPEEYFRMSPEDWLRAEMQGEIVALVHSHPGGLPWLSEADRRLQVQSDLPWWLVCRGEIHKFRCVPHLTGRRFEHGVTDCYTLFRDAYHLAGIEMPDFHREDDWWRHGQNLYLDNLEATGLYQVPLSAAQPGDVLLCCFGSSVPNHAAIYCGDGELLHHIPEQLSKRERYTDKWQRRTHSLWRHRAWHASAFTGICNDLAAASTFV from the coding sequence ATGACAGAGACAGAATCAGCGATTCTGGCGCACGCCCGGCGATGTGCGCCAGCGGAGTCGTGCGGCTTCGTGGTGAGAACGCCGGAAGGGGAAAGATATTTTCCCTGCGTGAATATCTCCGGTGAGCCGGAGGAGTATTTCCGGATGTCGCCGGAGGACTGGCTGCGGGCAGAGATGCAGGGTGAGATTGTGGCGCTGGTCCACAGCCACCCCGGTGGTCTGCCCTGGCTGAGTGAGGCTGACCGGCGGCTGCAGGTGCAGAGTGATTTGCCGTGGTGGCTGGTCTGCCGGGGTGAGATTCATAAATTCCGCTGTGTGCCGCATCTCACCGGGCGGCGCTTTGAGCACGGGGTGACGGACTGTTACACGCTGTTCCGGGATGCTTACCATCTGGCGGGGATTGAGATGCCGGATTTTCATCGTGAGGATGACTGGTGGCGTCACGGTCAGAATCTCTATCTGGATAATCTGGAGGCAACTGGGCTATATCAGGTGCCGTTGTCAGCGGCGCAGCCGGGCGATGTGCTGCTGTGCTGTTTTGGTTCATCGGTGCCGAATCATGCCGCTATTTACTGCGGCGACGGCGAGCTGCTGCACCATATTCCTGAACAACTGAGCAAACGAGAGAGGTATACCGACAAATGGCAGCGACGCACACACTCCCTCTGGCGTCACCGGGCATGGCACGCATCTGCCTTTACGGGGATTTGCAACGATTTGGCCGCCGCATCGACCTTCGTGTGA
- a CDS encoding phage tail protein: METFHWKVRPDMNVVSEPKVVTVKLGDGYEQRRAAGLNNQLSTYSVTIRVRKCEHPSLKAFLERHGGVRAFQWTPPYGWKPIRVVCRKWSASVGALWVTITADFEQVVA; the protein is encoded by the coding sequence ATGGAGACGTTTCACTGGAAAGTGCGCCCGGATATGAATGTGGTATCAGAGCCGAAAGTGGTGACAGTGAAGCTGGGCGATGGTTATGAACAGCGTCGTGCGGCGGGACTGAATAACCAGTTGTCGACTTACAGCGTGACGATACGTGTTCGTAAATGTGAACACCCATCTTTAAAAGCCTTTCTGGAACGGCACGGTGGCGTCCGCGCATTTCAGTGGACGCCACCTTATGGCTGGAAACCGATTAGGGTGGTTTGTCGTAAATGGTCGGCAAGCGTGGGGGCGCTGTGGGTAACCATAACGGCAGATTTTGAACAGGTCGTGGCATAG
- a CDS encoding phage minor tail protein L: MQDIPQETHHETTRLTQSAQVVLWEIDLTEVGGERYFFCNEQNEKGEPVTWQGRQYQAYPIQGTGFELNGKGSAARPTLTVSNLHGMVTGMAEDLQSLVGGTVVRRKAYARFLDAVNFVNGNSDADPEQEVISRWRIEQCSELSAVSASFVLSTPTETDGAVFPGRIMLANTCTWTYRGDECGYHGPAVADEYDQPTSDITKDKCSKCLSGCKFRNNVGNFGGFLSINKLSQ, from the coding sequence ATGCAGGATATTCCACAGGAAACACATCATGAGACGACACGCCTCACTCAGTCAGCCCAGGTGGTGCTCTGGGAAATCGATCTGACAGAGGTCGGTGGTGAACGTTATTTTTTCTGTAATGAGCAGAACGAAAAAGGTGAGCCGGTTACCTGGCAGGGGCGGCAGTATCAGGCATACCCCATTCAGGGGACAGGATTTGAACTGAACGGCAAGGGCAGTGCTGCCCGTCCGACACTGACGGTTTCTAACCTGCACGGCATGGTCACGGGGATGGCGGAAGACCTGCAGAGTCTGGTCGGCGGAACGGTGGTCCGGCGTAAGGCTTACGCCCGTTTTCTGGATGCGGTGAACTTCGTCAACGGAAACAGCGACGCCGATCCGGAGCAGGAGGTGATCAGCCGCTGGCGCATAGAGCAGTGCAGCGAACTGAGTGCGGTCAGTGCCTCCTTTGTGTTGTCCACACCGACGGAAACGGATGGTGCCGTTTTTCCGGGGCGCATCATGCTGGCTAATACCTGCACCTGGACCTATCGCGGTGATGAGTGCGGTTATCACGGTCCGGCTGTCGCGGATGAATATGATCAGCCGACGTCCGATATCACGAAGGATAAATGCAGCAAATGCCTGAGTGGCTGTAAGTTCCGCAATAATGTCGGCAACTTTGGCGGCTTCCTTTCCATTAACAAACTTTCGCAGTAA
- a CDS encoding tail assembly protein, which yields MAATHTLPLASPGMARICLYGDLQRFGRRIDLRVKTGAEVIRALATQLPAFRQKLNEGWYQVRIAGRDAGENELSARLNEPLANGAVIHIVPRLAGAKSGGVFQVVLGAALIAVAWWNPVGWLGAAAVSGMYAAGASMILGGVAQMLAPKARTPTAASTDNGKQNTYFSSLDNMVAQGNVLPVLYGEMRVGSRVVSQEISTADEGDGGQVVVIGR from the coding sequence ATGGCAGCGACGCACACACTCCCTCTGGCGTCACCGGGCATGGCACGCATCTGCCTTTACGGGGATTTGCAACGATTTGGCCGCCGCATCGACCTTCGTGTGAAAACGGGGGCCGAAGTCATCCGGGCGCTGGCCACACAGCTCCCGGCGTTTCGTCAGAAACTGAATGAGGGCTGGTATCAGGTGCGCATTGCCGGGCGTGATGCAGGCGAAAATGAATTATCTGCCCGTCTTAATGAGCCGCTGGCAAATGGTGCCGTGATCCACATCGTGCCGCGTCTGGCGGGAGCTAAAAGTGGCGGTGTGTTTCAGGTGGTGCTTGGGGCGGCGCTGATTGCGGTGGCATGGTGGAATCCTGTGGGTTGGCTGGGTGCCGCGGCTGTATCGGGCATGTATGCGGCAGGGGCCAGTATGATCCTGGGCGGAGTGGCGCAGATGCTGGCACCGAAAGCCAGGACGCCCACGGCAGCCAGTACAGATAACGGCAAACAGAACACGTATTTCTCCTCACTGGATAACATGGTTGCCCAGGGCAATGTTCTGCCCGTTCTGTACGGTGAAATGCGCGTGGGGTCGCGGGTGGTTTCTCAGGAGATCAGCACGGCAGACGAAGGGGATGGTGGTCAGGTTGTGGTGATTGGTCGCTGA